From one Lolium rigidum isolate FL_2022 chromosome 4, APGP_CSIRO_Lrig_0.1, whole genome shotgun sequence genomic stretch:
- the LOC124646440 gene encoding subtilisin-chymotrypsin inhibitor WSCI-like: MSSDMCSPVQGSTATGGNKTSWPEVVGMSVEEATKVILKDKPEAQIVVVPVGSPVTLDYRIDRVRLFVDTVAEVPRVG; encoded by the coding sequence ATGAGTTCCGACATGTGCAGCCCTGTCCAAGGGAGCACTGCCAccggtggcaacaagacatcgtggccggaggtggtggggaTGTCCGTGGAGGAGGCGACGAAGGTGATTTTGAAGGACAAGCCTGAGGCGCAGATCGTCGTGGTGCCGGTGGGGTCACCGGTCACCTTGGACTACCGCATCGATCGTGTACGCCTCTTCGTTGACACTGTTGCCGAGGTCCCCAGGGTCGGCTAG